CCAACTCTCTAGAGCATTAAGGGTGTTCAAGGAACCTAGGCAGATATTGAGAAAAATCGCCAATAAGGTTCTGGAGTTCCCTGAGCAAGGTGTTGAAACGAGATGCTGTGGTGCTGGTGTTGGTGACATCATAGAGGTCGTTGATCCAGCTGCTAGACTCGAGGCTGCTGGGCGGAGACTCTTGCAAGCTGGTTTAGTGGGGGCAGATGTAGTAGTTTCAGCTTGCCCTGATTGTAAAATAGCGCTTTCGGATGCTGCTAGGAAGGTCAAAAGCGGTATAGAGGTCTTAGATATACTAGAACTTTTAGCCATCCAAGCTGAGTTAACCTAGCTAGCTACTTCAATCTCACCCTCTACATCGATCTTTAGTGGTGAGCTTAGATCCGCTAGGAGAGGGCAGTAGTTTCGTGCCAACTCTATGCACTTCCTCCCCACCTCCACCTGATCTTTATCCACCCTTATACGCAGAGTAGCGCGAATATCCTGGAGGCGATAACCTTGCCCAGTCTGAACACGTCTACTGCTTATCGTGCACTGGAGGAGACGCAGCTTCAATCTATTCGTCTTTCTGAAGTGAAGGAAGGTTATCATGAGGCAGCCAGCTATCGCGCCCAGAAAGAGCTCATCGGGGGCTAGATGACGCCCTAGGCCACCGAACTCAGGAGGGAGATCTACTTTAATTGTTATGCCCCTCGTGGTAATTTCAGCACCACTCTGCTCATCCCAGTCAGCCCTTAGAGTATATGTAACAACCTCAGGATTAGCCCTCTCCATATATGCTGTAGGAGCGAGGGGCGAAATAAAAACTTTTTTTAAAATAAATCGAGCGTAGGGTAAGGCTTTTATCATACATTGACAAACAAGTGTGGAGATGGCTCATGGTTAAGCTGCACGAAAAATATGAGTTCCCTGAAGGGCTTCACTACTCAAAGGATCATCTTTGGCTTAAAATAGAGGGGGAGAACGTTAGGGTAGGCATCACAGACCTAGCGCAGCAAGCAGCAGGACCTATCGTCTTCGTGAGGCTTATGCCAAAAGGAAGAGTTGTCGAAGCAGGTAAGCCCCTCGGCACAATGGAGACGGGTAAGTGGGTAGGTCCACTAAAATCACCCGTTTCAGGCACGATCGTTGAAACCAACGAGAGGCTCAAGACAGAACCCAAGCTTCTCAACTCAGATCCTTACGGCGAAGGGTGGGTTGCGGTGCTTAAGCCATCGAAGCTTAACGAGGAGCTCAAAAATCTAATAAGCGACTTGAATGTGCTCAACGAGTGGCTTAAAGAGGAGATACCTAAGATTATAAAGAAGTAGGAAGCAGAGGTGCCCTACGGCACCCCATATTTTTACTCGATTGACCGTAGCACCAGCTCATTTATGTCCATAACTTTGAGACTCTTCCCGTGCTTCGGCACCGCCTTCAGGAAGATGCGTTTACACTGCCCACAAGCTGTGATTAGCGCTTCAGCACCGGTTCCCTCAGCTTCATCTAAAACGGTCTTGGCTAGCTTATAGGGTAGGTTTTCGTCAACCATCTCTACGTCTCCGCCTCCACCGCAGCACCAAGATTTGTCTCTGCTATTAGGCATATCCTTGAATGTCAGCTTCGGGATGCTGTTAATAACTTCACGCGGCTCATTATAGACGCCTGAGTTGCGCCCTAGATCGCAGGGGTCGTGGTAGGTTACCTTCATTTCAAGCGGCTTCGGCTTGACCCTACCTTCTTTGATCATCTCGTAGAGTAGCTGTGAACTATGGAGCATCTTAACACCGGGTAGGTGAGGTGCGTATTCGTGCACCCAGGTATGGTAGCAAGATGGGCAGGAGAATGTTATGATCTTGGGGTTCAAAGCCTTCACTCGCTCAATGTTATGTTCTTTAAGCCAATCGAGTTCCCTCCGCATACCAGCGAGTATGAGGGGGTAGCCGCAGCACCACTCTTCACTCCCCAAGCAGATGTACTTTAGACTCATCTTGTCTAAGAGTGTGGCTGTAGCAACAGCTATATCTTGTATGGTTGGGGAGTATGAGGTCATGCATCCCACGAAATAAACCGCTTCACATTCGGTTTGCTCAACTTGGCCCAAGAAGTTTACCTGTGTAGGCGCATAGTCACCCCAGAAGGTTC
Above is a window of Nitrososphaerota archaeon DNA encoding:
- a CDS encoding OsmC family protein produces the protein MERANPEVVTYTLRADWDEQSGAEITTRGITIKVDLPPEFGGLGRHLAPDELFLGAIAGCLMITFLHFRKTNRLKLRLLQCTISSRRVQTGQGYRLQDIRATLRIRVDKDQVEVGRKCIELARNYCPLLADLSSPLKIDVEGEIEVAS
- a CDS encoding glycine cleavage system protein H, producing MVKLHEKYEFPEGLHYSKDHLWLKIEGENVRVGITDLAQQAAGPIVFVRLMPKGRVVEAGKPLGTMETGKWVGPLKSPVSGTIVETNERLKTEPKLLNSDPYGEGWVAVLKPSKLNEELKNLISDLNVLNEWLKEEIPKIIKK
- a CDS encoding (Fe-S)-binding protein, which produces MKDSRKRLPLTVKQLIELDGCTRCEICKDECTVYRIAKQDPSVNFPQSYAALIRGFRQILRKQHGLGAKIFGLNLPRERLNSYIEGLFRCTTCGRCRTFCPIGIDTRSLGIAIREYFVQQNLYPKNFDLMKEGLKSNYNVFNLPYSERTFWGDYAPTQVNFLGQVEQTECEAVYFVGCMTSYSPTIQDIAVATATLLDKMSLKYICLGSEEWCCGYPLILAGMRRELDWLKEHNIERVKALNPKIITFSCPSCYHTWVHEYAPHLPGVKMLHSSQLLYEMIKEGRVKPKPLEMKVTYHDPCDLGRNSGVYNEPREVINSIPKLTFKDMPNSRDKSWCCGGGGDVEMVDENLPYKLAKTVLDEAEGTGAEALITACGQCKRIFLKAVPKHGKSLKVMDINELVLRSIE